In Melanotaenia boesemani isolate fMelBoe1 chromosome 7, fMelBoe1.pri, whole genome shotgun sequence, a single window of DNA contains:
- the arhgef37 gene encoding rho guanine nucleotide exchange factor 37 has protein sequence MEVPTRPQPSSFTLPLPKAASRYSSGAAEKVAKKSSGTEKLQKRDGTTEEEDQDGDEKFSSEQETMQESVFVKSPADFSECEDINSAQIHVRLSSHDSFSEENSISEERLAEEAQEARKKSEEEEAAAKERAAQRQQMAIEELVQSERNYLQMLQVSTVTIRSNLQKLQPPPANLDSMFLYIEEVIDVSSRFLSLLDQRQAQSGDPQFLEMLCGSFLSLSSDIEAAYKEYLTNYNQVTIVENSYKQKEALWNDIVKIIKASAPEVNATSLSFFLVMPVQRIARYPLLLQTIQKHTDPSHTAYALLEQTAHTSIALNCRINEYKRFREVADKYKKTETLTIKDKINRLNTHSIAKKTARLSQHIKHETGIAAKLVDEEFDAMEGFFCVLENGILTLHENVEMYLLHLQGFLACKTEEFDLDMDGEKAPICYKEISTALRQWILPTFEKRMRTLIYKPLCALRDLLVGPRNLIRKRLDKLLDYEVIEAKSNLSYEEQAVANTYRTINTLLLNELPRFNGLALQMIWSMLGTFSCLHKDLAADMEQLFQSFAQQLPHSSLQPGEFWEWAESSVLKGATKLQILCQTVEVSLNSPAVQPLCPSSQHRLKQLTDKHGSGKIYQVMSTVVGSRDLDLNLAKGELVAIISEADTRGDKRRWLVDAGGRRGYVSSSKLIRYHQAAEDPPPSPHLNMPLGVTGIRRHSYTPESQPLGVMSQPRFQVMAAYDFTARGNHEVSVRAGEHVRVLERHDKRGNPEWSLVEASGGQRGYVPSNYLAIMPVRMGPPVGFLPNI, from the exons ATGGAGGTTCCCACGAGGCCCCAGCCCTCTTCCTTCACACTGCCTCTCCCTAAAGCAGCATCCCGATATTCATCAGGAGCAGCAGAAAAGGTTGCTAAGAAAAGTTCAGGGACTGAAAAGCTCCAGAAAAGAGATGGAACCACAGAGGAAGAGGACCAAGATGGAGACGAGAAATTCAGCTCAGAGCAGGAAACTATGCAGGAGTCTGTGTTTGTGAAATCGCCAGCTGATTTCTCAGAATGTGAAGATATTAATTCTGCTCAAATACATGTAAGACTCTCCTCACATGATAGTTTCTCAGAGGAGAACTCGATATCAGAGGAGAGGTTGGCAGAGGAAGCACAAGAGGCCCGTAAGAAgtctgaggaagaggaagcagcAGCTAAAGAAAGGGCTGCTCAGAGACAGCAGATGGCTATAGAAGAGCTGGTCCAGTCGGAGAGGAATTACCTTCAAATGCTGCAAGTCAGCACTGTGACAATCAGGAGCAACCTGCAGAAACTACAG CCTCCTCCAGCCAACCTGGACAGCATGTTTCTTTACATAGAGGAGGTGATTGACGTGTCGAGTCGTTTCCTCAGCCTTTTGGACCAGAGGCAGGCCCAGTCTGGAGACCCTCAATTCCTGGAAATGCTCT GTGGTTCGTTCCTCAGCCTGTCATCAGACATTGAAGCAGCCTATAAGGAATACTTGACCAACTATAACCAGGTTACAATAGTGGAGAACAGCTACAAACAGAAGGAGGCGCTCTGGAATGATATTGTCAAAATCATCAAGGCCTCAGC gcCTGAAGTCAACGCCACCTCTCTGAGCTTCTTCTTAGTGATGCCTGTGCAGCGAATTGCCCGCTATCCCCTCCTCCTGCAGACCATCCAGAAACACACTGATCCCTCTCACACAGCGTATGCACTCCTGGAGCAGACTGCTCACACCTCCATCGCCCTAAACTGTCGCATCAATGAGTACAAACGCTTCAGAGAAGTTG CTGACAAATACAAAAAGACGGAAACCCTGACCATCAAGGACAAGATCAACCGTCTCAACACCCACAGCATCGCAAAAAAGACAGCGAGGCTCAGCCAGCACATCAAACATGAGACTGGAATAGCTGCTAAG CTGGTGGATGAGGAGTTTGATGCCATGGAAGGTTTCTTCTGCGTTCTGGAAAATGGGATCCTGACACttcatgaaaatgtggagatgTATTTGCTTCACTTGCAG GGGTTCTTGGCCTGCAAGACAGAAGAGTTTGATTTGGATATGGATGGAGAGAAAGCACCCATTTGCTACAAGGAGATCTCTACTGCTCTGAGACAATGGATCCTTCCTACATTT GAGAAGAGGATGAGAACATTAATCTACAAGCCCCTGTGTGCACTCCGTGACCTCCTGGTGGGCCCGAGGAACCTGATCAGGAAGAGGCTCGACAAGCTGCTAGACTACGAAGTGATAGAAGCCAAATCTAACCTGAGCTATGAGGAACAGGCTGTGGCCAACACATACAG gaCAATCAACACGTTGCTCCTCAATGAGCTTCCTCGGTTTAACGGCTTGGCTCTGCAGATGATCTGGAGCATGTTGGGGACGTTCAGCTGTTTACATAAAGACCTGGCTGCAGACATGGAGCAGCTTTTCCAGAGCTTTGCACAACAG CTCCCTCACAGCTCTCTTCAACCTGGTGAATTCTGGGAATGGGCGGAGTCTTCTGTGCTTAAGGGTGCAACGAAACTGCAGATTTTATGTCAAACTGTGGAGGTTTCGCTCAACTCGCCAGCCGTCCAG CCTCTCTGCCCATCCTCTCAACACCGCCTGAAGCAGCTGACCGATAAACATGGTTCTGGAAAGATCTACCAGGTGATGAGCACTGTGGTGGGAAGCCgggacctggacctgaacctggcTAAGGGCGAGTTGGTGGCCATCATAAGCGAGGCCGACACCCGTGGAGACAAACGGAGATGGCTGGTTGATGCAGGAG GAAGAAGAGGCTACGTTTCTTCCTCAAAGCTCATTCGCTATCACCAGGCAGCAGAGGACCCGCCCCCTTCACCACATCTCAACATGCCATTAGGTGTGACTGGAATCAGAAGACACTCCTACACCCCAGAGAGCCAGCCACTAGGAGTCATGAGCCAGCCACGTTTCCAG GTTATGGCAGCCTATGATTTCACTGCAAGGGGAAACCATGAAGTTTCTGTTCGGGCTGGTGAGCATGTCCGTGTCCTGGAACGCCATGACAAGCGAGGAAACCCTGAATGGAGCCTGGTGGAGGCTAGTGGTGGTCAGAGGGGCTATGTGCCCTCCAACTACCTCGCTATCATGCCTGTGAGGATGGGGCCACCGGTGGGTTTCTTACCAAACATCTAG